The following coding sequences are from one Epilithonimonas vandammei window:
- a CDS encoding anhydro-N-acetylmuramic acid kinase: MENQIFFAIGLMSGTSLDGLDICYSKFIKTKNNWDFQILTSETIPYSSEWEHALKNAIQLTSEELLKLDVDYGFYLGEKTSEFISKHKIINLDLIASHGHTVFHQPKNKFTLQIGDGRAIKSKTNKTVIYDFRSQDVILGGNGAPLVPIGDELLFSNFDACLNLGGFSNISLKRNGKRIAFDICPVNIILNDLALKLGKKFDDNGDLARTGLIDYELLDQLNQLKFYQEKAPKSLGIEWINEQVLPLIKTQKTEDLLATFTEHAATQIANIFDFYNIQNVLITGGGAYNSYLIEKIKSRTETEIQIPKKEIIEYKEALIFAFMGVLRSLNLDNVLSSATGSQNDHCSGLIC; this comes from the coding sequence TTGGAAAACCAGATTTTTTTCGCTATTGGTCTTATGTCCGGAACTAGTTTGGATGGTCTGGATATTTGCTATTCAAAATTCATCAAAACCAAAAACAATTGGGACTTTCAGATCCTTACATCCGAAACAATTCCCTATTCTTCCGAGTGGGAACATGCTTTGAAAAATGCGATTCAGCTCACCAGTGAAGAGCTTTTGAAACTGGATGTTGATTATGGATTTTATCTCGGTGAAAAAACTTCAGAATTCATTTCAAAACATAAAATTATCAATCTAGACTTGATTGCCTCTCACGGTCACACGGTTTTTCATCAACCAAAAAACAAATTCACGTTACAAATTGGAGATGGACGAGCAATTAAATCAAAAACCAATAAAACGGTGATCTATGATTTCCGAAGTCAGGATGTCATTTTAGGAGGAAATGGAGCTCCACTCGTTCCCATTGGAGACGAACTGTTGTTCTCTAATTTTGATGCTTGTCTTAATCTTGGTGGATTTTCTAATATTTCTTTGAAACGAAATGGAAAACGAATCGCTTTTGATATTTGTCCCGTCAATATTATTCTGAATGATTTGGCTTTGAAACTCGGGAAAAAATTTGACGACAATGGAGATCTGGCAAGAACTGGATTAATTGATTATGAACTTCTTGATCAATTAAATCAACTCAAATTCTATCAGGAAAAAGCACCAAAATCTTTGGGAATAGAATGGATTAACGAACAAGTTCTACCATTAATAAAAACTCAAAAAACAGAAGATCTTTTAGCCACTTTTACGGAACACGCAGCGACTCAGATTGCAAATATTTTTGATTTTTATAACATACAAAATGTGCTCATCACCGGTGGTGGTGCTTACAATTCTTATTTAATCGAAAAGATAAAAAGCAGAACTGAAACTGAAATACAAATTCCAAAAAAGGAAATTATTGAATACAAAGAAGCTTTGATTTTTGCTTTTATGGGCGTTTTGAGATCATTAAATCTCGATAATGTTTTGTCATCAGCAACTGGAAGCCAAAATGACCATTGTTCTGGATTAATTTGCTAA
- the pheT gene encoding phenylalanine--tRNA ligase subunit beta: MKISNNWLKDYIKTDLNSEKISAYLTDIGLEVEGVDKFESVKGSLEGIIVGKVLTCEKHPNADKLNKTTVDVGNGKILEIVCGAPNVAVGQTVPVAVVGTKIYAKDGSSFEIKKAKIRGEVSEGMICAEDELGLSDDHGGIMVLDGTKYEVGKPFADYFELTNDEVYEIGLTPNRTDAMSHYGVARDLQAFVSSNNLKSEFTKLESKVLNIEGSHDFKLEVEDSELAPRYLGAVIENVEVKTSPDWLKNRLKAIGLSPINNVVDITNYILHGLGQPLHAFDADKIADKTVKVGTVEAGTKFKTLDNVERTLKGSEIIIKDGKDNPMCIAGVFGGSESGVSSETKTIFLESAYFNPVAIRKASKLHGLNTDASFRFERGVDPNNARTALTHAITLIQELAGGKLVGEILEHYPEKIKDHYVVFRYSKLDQILGTKIHREKIKEILKSLDIQILNEIQNGLELSVPVYRADVTREIDVIEEVLRIYGYNKIDAPKKISFTPVKLSFDDQDALENSWARTLQSNGFHEVMNNSLTSVKDETNAVKLLNPLSGDLAFMRKSLLEGLLENAIYNINRKSSDIKFFELGKIYHKKEQYEERKQLAILTTGREVSENWRQPKSATDFYYLKAYVKVLLEKLNVELHEFALDDDRFSDALEIKSGDKTLARLGKVAPQLLKDFDISQEVFYAEIELENCQALRTKENLKFVDIPKFNKIRRDLALLVDKTITYAELYELAKSNKSPFLKNINLFDVYEGKNLPEGKKSYAMSFELLNEEKTLEDKDITEVMNSLIKSFQKEFSAELR; the protein is encoded by the coding sequence ATGAAAATTTCTAATAATTGGCTTAAAGATTATATCAAAACAGACCTTAACTCTGAGAAAATCAGCGCATATCTTACCGATATCGGTTTGGAAGTAGAAGGTGTTGATAAATTTGAAAGCGTAAAAGGAAGTCTGGAAGGAATTATCGTAGGTAAAGTTTTGACTTGCGAAAAACATCCGAATGCTGATAAACTAAACAAAACAACGGTTGACGTTGGAAACGGAAAAATTCTGGAAATCGTTTGTGGAGCACCGAATGTTGCTGTTGGACAAACAGTTCCTGTAGCTGTTGTAGGAACAAAAATCTACGCCAAAGACGGAAGTTCTTTCGAAATCAAAAAAGCTAAAATCCGTGGCGAAGTTTCCGAAGGAATGATTTGCGCCGAGGATGAGTTAGGTTTGAGTGATGACCACGGCGGAATTATGGTTTTGGACGGAACTAAATATGAAGTTGGGAAACCTTTCGCTGATTATTTTGAATTGACCAACGATGAGGTTTACGAGATCGGATTAACTCCAAACAGAACCGATGCAATGTCGCATTACGGCGTTGCAAGAGATTTGCAGGCGTTCGTTTCTTCTAATAATCTAAAATCAGAATTCACAAAATTAGAATCTAAAGTTTTAAACATCGAAGGTTCTCACGATTTCAAATTAGAAGTTGAAGATTCTGAATTAGCACCAAGATATCTAGGTGCTGTTATCGAAAATGTTGAAGTTAAAACTTCTCCAGATTGGTTGAAAAACAGATTGAAAGCCATCGGACTTTCGCCAATTAACAATGTTGTAGATATTACTAATTATATTCTTCACGGATTGGGGCAACCGCTTCACGCTTTTGATGCCGATAAAATTGCAGACAAAACGGTGAAGGTTGGAACCGTAGAAGCAGGAACCAAATTCAAAACTCTTGACAATGTAGAGAGAACTTTGAAAGGTTCCGAAATCATCATCAAAGACGGAAAAGATAATCCAATGTGTATTGCCGGCGTTTTTGGGGGAAGTGAAAGTGGCGTTTCTTCTGAAACTAAAACTATCTTTTTGGAAAGTGCTTATTTCAATCCGGTTGCGATTAGAAAAGCATCTAAATTACACGGACTAAATACTGATGCATCTTTCCGTTTTGAAAGAGGTGTTGACCCAAATAATGCAAGAACAGCTTTAACTCATGCAATCACTTTGATTCAAGAATTAGCTGGCGGGAAATTAGTAGGAGAGATTCTAGAACACTATCCTGAAAAAATAAAAGACCATTATGTGGTTTTCAGATATTCGAAATTAGACCAGATTTTGGGCACTAAAATTCACAGAGAGAAAATCAAAGAAATTTTAAAATCTCTTGATATTCAGATTCTTAATGAGATTCAAAATGGTTTAGAATTATCTGTTCCTGTTTACAGAGCAGATGTAACAAGAGAAATTGATGTCATAGAAGAAGTTTTGAGAATCTACGGTTACAACAAGATCGATGCGCCTAAAAAAATCTCATTCACACCTGTGAAATTGAGTTTTGATGACCAAGATGCGTTAGAAAATTCTTGGGCAAGAACCTTGCAATCCAACGGTTTTCATGAAGTGATGAATAATTCATTAACGTCTGTGAAAGATGAAACGAATGCTGTAAAATTGCTAAACCCGTTAAGTGGAGATTTGGCTTTTATGAGAAAATCTTTGTTGGAAGGGCTTTTGGAGAATGCCATTTATAATATCAATAGAAAATCTTCAGACATCAAATTTTTCGAATTAGGGAAAATTTACCATAAAAAAGAGCAGTACGAGGAAAGAAAACAGTTGGCCATTCTGACGACAGGAAGGGAAGTTTCTGAGAACTGGCGACAGCCAAAAAGCGCAACAGATTTCTATTATCTCAAAGCTTATGTCAAAGTTCTTTTGGAAAAATTAAATGTAGAACTTCACGAATTTGCGTTAGACGATGACCGTTTTTCTGATGCGTTGGAAATCAAGTCTGGCGATAAAACCTTGGCGAGATTAGGGAAAGTTGCACCACAATTATTAAAAGATTTCGACATCAGCCAAGAAGTTTTCTATGCAGAAATCGAGTTGGAAAACTGCCAAGCACTGAGAACGAAAGAAAATCTGAAATTCGTAGATATTCCGAAGTTTAACAAAATAAGAAGAGATTTGGCTTTGTTGGTAGATAAAACCATTACCTATGCAGAATTGTATGAGTTAGCAAAATCCAACAAATCACCTTTCCTGAAAAATATCAATCTGTTTGATGTTTACGAAGGGAAAAATCTTCCAGAAGGTAAAAAATCCTACGCAATGAGTTTCGAACTTCTGAATGAGGAAAAAACATTAGAAGATAAGGATATAACAGAGGTAATGAATTCTCTTATAAAATCCTTTCAGAAAGAATTCAGTGCTGAATTGAGATAA
- a CDS encoding T9SS-dependent choice-of-anchor J family protein, translating to MKKILSFFSLAVALANFSAQTNVYAYGFDTAFPIGWTTTNQSSPATTSLWTKANYTTPLSNPLFGSGNTTTVPSGQSGGNNSFALVNYTSTSGTGTISNWLITSAIDVQDGDIVSFYSRKGTDGTIDYPDRLELRYSTAATSVNPSTGSADLGTFTNLGVTVNPSLAGGFVYPKTWTKYSFTVSGVGTTPKSVKFAFRYFVTNGGPSGSNSDLIGIDTFSIDRATLAVADSQSKDKTKVYPNPAKNFISVKTAHKYSSVKIYNIAGQLISEVPFDSEKSIDVSKLKNGTYILEASNGSSKESFKFIKE from the coding sequence ATGAAGAAAATTTTATCTTTTTTTAGCTTAGCGGTAGCTTTAGCTAATTTTTCAGCACAAACGAACGTTTATGCTTACGGTTTCGACACTGCATTTCCTATCGGTTGGACGACAACAAACCAAAGTAGTCCTGCCACAACATCCTTATGGACTAAAGCTAACTACACAACGCCACTCTCAAATCCTTTGTTTGGAAGTGGTAACACCACAACTGTTCCTTCAGGACAAAGTGGAGGTAATAATTCATTTGCTTTAGTAAATTACACGAGTACGAGTGGTACTGGAACTATCAGCAATTGGCTTATAACATCTGCTATAGATGTACAGGATGGAGACATTGTTAGCTTTTATTCCAGAAAAGGTACAGACGGAACTATTGATTATCCTGATCGTTTAGAATTGCGATATAGTACAGCTGCAACTTCCGTTAATCCTTCTACAGGATCTGCTGATTTAGGCACTTTTACAAATCTGGGTGTGACTGTAAATCCAAGCCTTGCTGGAGGATTTGTTTATCCTAAAACCTGGACAAAATATAGTTTTACTGTCAGCGGAGTAGGAACAACTCCTAAATCTGTAAAATTTGCATTCCGATATTTTGTCACAAACGGAGGACCATCAGGAAGTAATTCCGATCTTATAGGAATTGATACATTTTCCATCGACAGAGCTACTCTAGCAGTAGCAGATTCTCAATCTAAGGATAAAACTAAAGTATATCCAAACCCTGCAAAAAACTTTATCAGTGTAAAAACAGCTCATAAATATTCATCAGTGAAGATTTATAATATTGCAGGACAGTTGATCTCAGAAGTACCTTTTGATTCAGAGAAATCAATTGATGTTTCCAAGTTAAAAAATGGAACTTATATTCTAGAAGCGTCAAACGGATCTTCTAAAGAGTCATTCAAGTTCATCAAGGAATAA
- a CDS encoding NUDIX hydrolase yields MYKVFINEKRLILSSEPQDSPKTLNYDGSHSFDFAIDLLENTASQGLNIYHNNIEKLWADFRNYFKNIEAAGGVVINPENKILFIHRLGKWDLPKGKIEKGESREVAAVREVEEECGISNLQLKDFLNATYHIYTERDGKKILKTTHWFHMLYSGKETPKPQIEEGINEVSWKNEAEIETVIIPSTFQNIKLILADFKSKCK; encoded by the coding sequence ATGTATAAAGTTTTTATCAATGAGAAAAGATTAATTTTGAGTTCTGAGCCTCAAGATAGTCCTAAAACACTGAATTACGATGGGTCGCATAGTTTTGATTTTGCTATTGACTTGTTAGAAAATACAGCGTCGCAAGGCCTTAATATTTATCATAATAATATAGAAAAACTCTGGGCCGATTTCAGAAATTACTTCAAAAACATCGAAGCCGCTGGCGGCGTTGTCATCAATCCAGAAAATAAAATTCTCTTTATCCATCGATTAGGAAAGTGGGATTTGCCCAAAGGTAAAATTGAAAAAGGCGAATCCAGAGAAGTGGCTGCAGTACGCGAAGTAGAAGAAGAATGTGGGATTTCTAATCTACAGCTGAAAGATTTTTTAAACGCCACTTATCATATTTACACCGAAAGAGACGGCAAAAAAATACTGAAAACCACGCATTGGTTTCATATGCTATATTCCGGAAAAGAAACGCCAAAACCTCAGATAGAAGAAGGCATTAACGAAGTTAGCTGGAAAAATGAGGCCGAGATAGAAACTGTAATTATTCCATCAACTTTTCAGAATATTAAATTAATTCTTGCCGATTTTAAATCCAAATGCAAATAA
- a CDS encoding SRPBCC family protein — MNLEGRKIIVNKSSSELAGMLKNPQDYKDLMPESLQNFEAREDGFKFGLKGMPEIALKIENVSEKEVVLKSASSSLDFALTGTMNPVSESQTEVQLLFEGKFNPFIKMMVEKPLQNFINSLTDKIEQL, encoded by the coding sequence ATGAATTTAGAAGGACGCAAAATTATAGTAAATAAATCTTCATCAGAATTGGCCGGAATGCTGAAAAATCCTCAGGATTATAAAGATCTGATGCCTGAGAGTCTGCAGAATTTCGAAGCTAGAGAAGATGGTTTCAAATTCGGGTTGAAAGGAATGCCGGAAATTGCTTTGAAAATTGAGAATGTTTCTGAAAAAGAAGTAGTTCTGAAATCTGCAAGCTCAAGTTTGGATTTTGCACTTACCGGAACTATGAATCCTGTGAGCGAAAGCCAGACGGAAGTGCAGTTGCTTTTTGAAGGCAAGTTCAATCCTTTTATTAAAATGATGGTAGAAAAACCATTGCAGAATTTTATTAATTCTCTTACAGATAAGATAGAGCAGTTATAA